The Ancylobacter sp. WKF20 genome contains a region encoding:
- a CDS encoding thermonuclease family protein: MARRIKSAAFIAALLIATPAAADIYVLDGDTIVVDREHIRLTGFNTPETRDAQCESERALGYRAKARLRDLLTMACGPLARAPAGCLTLERLPTPDRYGRSLARLTMQGRDVAEILISEGLAEPYDCAAGHCPRRRNWCGEGP, from the coding sequence ATGGCGCGGCGCATCAAATCGGCGGCCTTTATAGCCGCCCTCCTGATCGCCACGCCGGCGGCAGCGGACATCTATGTGCTGGACGGGGACACCATCGTCGTCGACCGAGAGCACATCCGCCTCACCGGCTTCAACACGCCTGAGACTCGCGACGCGCAGTGCGAGAGCGAGCGGGCGCTGGGCTACCGCGCCAAGGCCCGCCTGCGCGATCTGCTCACCATGGCCTGCGGCCCGCTCGCGCGCGCCCCGGCCGGGTGCCTCACGCTGGAGCGCCTGCCGACGCCCGATCGCTACGGCCGCTCGCTCGCGCGCCTCACCATGCAGGGCCGGGATGTGGCGGAAATCCTCATCAGCGAGGGGCTGGCCGAGCCTTATGACTGCGCCGCCGGCCACTGCCCCCGCCGGCGCAACTGGTGCGGGGAGGGGCCATGA
- a CDS encoding DUF4326 domain-containing protein, producing the protein MTDSPQRIRLSRAKGWRMPENTVKVDRSTRWGNPFVAGRDGTVTQCVSLYRELVIDGMACWSCDAPLRQQIEALQHVRSHISALRGRNLACWCALDMPCHAAVLIEIANEPVAEHPAALLIEEARRARSCAEQGSLI; encoded by the coding sequence ATGACTGACTCTCCGCAGCGTATCCGCCTATCCCGCGCCAAAGGCTGGCGCATGCCCGAGAACACCGTGAAGGTCGACCGCTCCACCAGGTGGGGAAATCCTTTCGTGGCGGGCAGGGATGGCACCGTCACGCAGTGCGTGAGCCTCTACCGTGAACTGGTAATCGACGGCATGGCGTGTTGGTCATGCGATGCTCCGCTGCGCCAGCAGATCGAGGCACTGCAGCACGTTCGCTCTCATATTTCCGCCTTGCGCGGACGAAACCTCGCATGCTGGTGCGCACTCGACATGCCCTGTCACGCCGCAGTGCTGATCGAAATAGCCAACGAGCCCGTCGCCGAGCATCCGGCAGCACTACTCATCGAGGAGGCGCGGCGCGCCCGCTCATGCGCCGAACAAGGGAGCCTCATCTGA
- a CDS encoding phage Gp37/Gp68 family protein — translation MADRTGIEWTDATWNPIVGCSLASPGCTNCYAMPMAARIEAMQPGSHYAGTTQPGNAGAVWSGKVALAPEHILTQPLRWRRPRRIFVNSMGDLFHESIPDEWIDHVFAIMALCPQHTFQVLTKRSARMREYLTGPAAFQRVDELLFAEEWPVLPKPFDTIAAAANMTPFAREGFLRNVWLGVSTEDQRRADERVPDLLATPAAIRFVSAEPLLGALNLRSLNERRGDRGTITDWHDALAGLQFGRSQSETAKLDLVIAGGENGPRPMHPDWARSLRDQCAAADVLFFFKQWGTWEVAVDRERDDPDWRLDYSRKFADGGATKWLNLAGGCGFHGARFHVMRRVAKARAGRLLDGVEHNALPEVRS, via the coding sequence ATGGCTGACCGCACCGGCATCGAATGGACCGACGCGACGTGGAATCCCATCGTCGGCTGTAGCCTTGCCTCGCCCGGCTGCACCAACTGCTACGCCATGCCCATGGCGGCGCGGATCGAGGCGATGCAGCCCGGCTCGCACTATGCGGGCACGACGCAGCCCGGCAATGCCGGCGCCGTGTGGAGCGGCAAGGTCGCGCTGGCGCCCGAGCACATTCTCACCCAGCCGCTGCGCTGGCGCCGCCCGCGCCGGATCTTCGTCAACTCCATGGGCGACCTGTTCCATGAGAGCATCCCCGACGAATGGATCGACCACGTCTTCGCCATCATGGCGCTCTGCCCGCAGCACACCTTTCAGGTGCTGACCAAGCGCAGCGCCCGGATGCGGGAGTATCTGACCGGCCCGGCCGCATTCCAGCGCGTCGACGAACTGCTTTTTGCTGAAGAGTGGCCCGTGCTCCCGAAGCCATTCGACACGATTGCCGCTGCGGCCAACATGACACCGTTTGCCCGCGAAGGCTTCCTGCGCAACGTCTGGCTGGGCGTCTCGACCGAGGATCAGCGCCGCGCCGATGAGCGCGTGCCCGACCTTCTCGCCACCCCCGCCGCCATCCGCTTCGTCTCCGCCGAACCGCTGCTGGGGGCGCTGAACCTCCGCTCGCTGAATGAACGACGCGGCGACCGCGGCACGATTACCGACTGGCATGACGCCTTGGCCGGCCTGCAATTCGGCCGGTCGCAGAGCGAGACGGCCAAGCTCGATCTCGTCATTGCTGGCGGCGAGAACGGCCCCCGGCCGATGCACCCCGATTGGGCGCGGTCCCTCCGCGACCAGTGCGCCGCCGCAGACGTCTTGTTCTTCTTCAAGCAGTGGGGCACGTGGGAAGTCGCCGTCGACCGCGAGCGCGACGATCCAGATTGGCGGCTGGATTATTCCCGGAAGTTCGCCGACGGCGGCGCCACCAAATGGCTCAACCTTGCCGGCGGCTGTGGCTTCCACGGCGCGCGCTTCCACGTCATGCGCCGGGTCGCCAAGGCCCGCGCCGGCCGGCTGCTCGATGGCGTCGAGCACAACGCCCTGCCGGAGGTGCGGTCATGA